In Rosa chinensis cultivar Old Blush chromosome 1, RchiOBHm-V2, whole genome shotgun sequence, a genomic segment contains:
- the LOC112166415 gene encoding uncharacterized protein LOC112166415 has protein sequence MIRYFTTWRYNLHKKFQKYESVEEAMENRPEDVEEDDWNYLIANLWQDQKWLKTSEKNKKNRDKLEITHCAGTKAFSRLRTENRNPETGEEIGRIDLFKLTRYSEKKSAWVGDTTKNAFEEMKNLQNEPQMNEKSGEIMSEDEIYDEVLSKIVGPP, from the exons ATGATTAGATATTTTACCACATGGCGCTATAATTTGCATAAGAAGTTTCAGAAATATGAATCAGTAGAGGAAGCAATGGAGAATCGACCTGAAGATGTTGAAGAGGATGATTGGAACTACTTAATTGCAAATCTGTGGCAAGATCAAAAGTGGCTG aaaacaagtgaaaaaaacaagaaaaacaggGACAAGTTAGAGATAACACATTGTGCAGGGACAAAGGCATTTAGTCGTCTTAGAACTGAAAAT CGAAATCCTGAAACTGGAGAGGAAATTGGTCGTATTGACCTTTTCAAGCTCACACGATACAGTGAAAAGAAATCTGCATGGGTTGGTGATACAACAAAGAATGCTTTT GAAGAGATGAAAAATCTACAAAACGAGCCACAAATGAATGAAAAATCTGGTGAAATAATGTCTGAAGATGAGATCTATGATGAAGTGCTTTCCAAAATTGTTGGTCCACCATGA